In Toxoplasma gondii ME49 chromosome X, whole genome shotgun sequence, a single genomic region encodes these proteins:
- a CDS encoding hypothetical protein (encoded by transcript TGME49_214220), with amino-acid sequence MAFSRVVPQCPFSPPFANLDSRNFGLSCPSEPLNTKIAPQRRQLLASNASIWRSTFSCLPFKGSTLLHSPRAEKLLPREARQPGSHPRASNRFLQDLSTNMASLLQSLHRLTFWLVGGTDTTPPPVPVPAKFQPLLGEVLVFLNLRGTVPSDWTREQIMSYVDSSVTDKELQAHAIKFLKETGRLRADAKFTTTKTVSTDVGAATGDFESGM; translated from the exons ATGGCTTTCTCACGCGTCGTTCCTCAGTGCCCTTTTTCACCCCCCTTTGCGAACCTAGACTCCCGTAACTTTGGCCTGTCGTG CCCTTCCGAACCCCTCAACACGAAAATCGCACCTCAGCGTAGGCAACTGCTCGCGTCGAATGCGTCAATCTGGCGTTCAACCTTCA GTTGCCTCCCTTTCAAAGGTTCCACGTTGCTTCACTCCCCACGCGCAGAGAAGTTACTTCCCCGCGAGGCGCGACAGCCAGGTAGTCACCCGCGAGCATCGAACCGTTTCCTGCAAGACCTCTCGACCAACATGGCGAGTCTCCTCCAGAGTCTTCACCGCCTCACCTTCTGGCTCGTCG GAGGAACGGACACGACACCACCCCCGGTTCCTGTGCCTGCCAAGTTCCAACCTCTCCTGGGAGAGGTTCTCGTGTTCCTGAACTTGC GCGGCACTGTGCCAAGCGACTGGACCCGCGAGCAGATCATGAGCTACGTGGACAGTTCAGTTACAGACAAGGAACTCCAGGCGCATGCAATCAAGTTTCTGAAGGAAACTGGCAGACTCCGTGCGGATGCGAAGTTcacgacgacgaagacggtGTCAACGGATGTCGGGGCAGCTACGGGAGACTTCGAGAGCGGCATGTAG